In a single window of the Methanofollis ethanolicus genome:
- a CDS encoding CTP synthase, whose amino-acid sequence MKYIFVTGGVMSGLGKGITAASIGRILKNRGYQVTAIKIDPYLNIDAGTMNPAQHGEVFVLSDGGEVDLDLGNYERFLDIELTRPHNITTGKIYKTVIEKERHGDFLGSTVQIIPHITDEIKGHIAKTAEAFENHGHKAEVCLVEVGGTVGDIESMPFLEAVRQMRGELPAQDTALVHVTLVPADTMGDLKTKPTQHSVKALRELGLRPDIIVCRSDRVLPGHSRRKISDFCDVPISAVISAADAPDIYQVPMELEKEGIANVILDTLGLEKRGVDSEWYHTVTAEYTNRATIGIVTKYGIEDVYLSIKEALKHAGRALSTEVRIRWLDAETFDDHDLAELDGILVPGGFGSRGVPGKIRAIQYARENRIPFLGICLGFQMAVVEFARDVLGYKDAISEEFGPGTQVIAILPEQEEVKDLGGTMRLGDCQVDVATGTTAWDLYGKTGIVERHRHRYEVNPEYIEEIKTAGLVFSGKNGNRMEILELPGHPFFFATQFHPEFRSRPTRPSPPYLGFVNACRENKEIKQ is encoded by the coding sequence TTGAAGTATATATTCGTTACTGGCGGCGTAATGAGCGGCCTTGGCAAAGGCATTACTGCGGCATCGATAGGGAGGATCCTCAAGAACCGGGGCTACCAGGTCACGGCCATCAAGATTGATCCCTACCTGAACATCGATGCAGGCACGATGAACCCCGCCCAGCACGGCGAGGTCTTCGTGCTCAGCGACGGCGGCGAAGTCGACCTCGACCTCGGCAACTATGAGCGGTTTCTCGACATCGAACTGACGCGGCCCCACAACATCACGACCGGAAAGATCTACAAGACTGTTATCGAGAAAGAGCGTCACGGCGACTTCCTCGGCAGCACGGTTCAGATCATCCCGCACATCACCGACGAGATCAAGGGCCACATCGCAAAGACGGCCGAGGCCTTTGAGAACCACGGTCACAAGGCCGAGGTCTGCCTCGTCGAGGTCGGCGGGACAGTCGGCGATATCGAGAGCATGCCGTTCCTGGAAGCGGTGCGGCAGATGCGCGGCGAACTCCCGGCACAGGACACCGCACTCGTCCACGTGACCCTGGTCCCGGCAGACACGATGGGCGACCTCAAGACCAAACCGACCCAGCACTCGGTCAAAGCGCTGCGTGAACTCGGTCTGCGGCCGGACATCATCGTCTGCAGGAGCGACCGCGTCCTGCCCGGCCATTCCAGGCGGAAGATCTCCGACTTCTGCGATGTCCCGATCAGCGCGGTCATCAGTGCGGCCGACGCACCCGACATCTACCAGGTGCCGATGGAACTTGAAAAAGAGGGGATCGCAAACGTCATTCTCGACACTCTCGGCCTGGAAAAGCGCGGCGTGGACTCCGAGTGGTACCACACGGTGACGGCCGAGTACACGAACAGGGCGACGATCGGGATCGTGACCAAGTACGGGATCGAGGATGTCTATCTCTCGATCAAGGAGGCGCTGAAGCATGCCGGCCGCGCCCTCTCGACAGAGGTGCGGATCCGGTGGCTGGACGCCGAGACCTTCGACGACCATGACCTTGCCGAACTCGACGGCATCCTTGTGCCGGGCGGGTTCGGTTCGCGGGGCGTCCCGGGCAAGATCCGCGCTATCCAGTATGCACGGGAGAACCGGATACCCTTCCTCGGCATCTGCCTTGGTTTCCAGATGGCGGTCGTCGAGTTCGCCCGTGACGTCCTCGGCTACAAGGACGCCATCTCGGAGGAGTTCGGGCCTGGCACGCAGGTCATCGCCATCCTGCCCGAGCAGGAAGAGGTGAAAGACCTCGGCGGGACGATGCGTCTTGGCGACTGTCAGGTCGATGTGGCGACCGGCACGACGGCCTGGGACCTCTATGGGAAGACCGGGATCGTCGAGCGCCACCGCCACCGGTACGAGGTGAACCCCGAGTATATCGAGGAGATCAAGACGGCGGGTCTGGTCTTCTCCGGGAAGAACGGGAACAGGATGGAGATCCTGGAACTGCCTGGCCACCCGTTCTTCTTTGCGACCCAGTTCCATCCTGAATTCAGGTCGAGACCGACACGGCCGTCGCCGCCGTACCTCGGCTTCGTGAACGCGTGCAGGGAAAATAAAGAGATAAAACAGTAG
- a CDS encoding adenylate kinase family protein, which produces MMIGITGTPGTGKSTIAGILESRGHMVVRAGETVGPFVLGDDPARDTKIVDEEAWAAAFTPVDGFVEGHLAHLLPCDRVVVLRCRPDVLETRLVARGYAGAKVRENAEAEALDVILVETLETFERDRVLEIDTTTVPPNEAADLITGFAAGTVPPSSGSFDWSAYLLEGL; this is translated from the coding sequence ATGATGATCGGCATTACCGGTACGCCGGGCACGGGGAAGAGCACCATCGCCGGGATCCTGGAGAGCCGCGGCCATATGGTCGTCCGCGCCGGCGAGACGGTGGGGCCGTTTGTCCTTGGCGACGACCCTGCGCGCGATACGAAGATCGTGGACGAGGAGGCATGGGCGGCGGCGTTCACACCGGTAGACGGTTTTGTCGAGGGCCACCTCGCCCACCTCCTCCCCTGCGACCGTGTCGTCGTCCTCAGGTGCAGGCCCGACGTTCTTGAGACGCGCCTCGTGGCCCGCGGCTATGCCGGGGCGAAGGTGCGGGAGAACGCGGAGGCCGAGGCTCTCGACGTGATCCTTGTCGAGACTCTGGAGACCTTTGAGCGGGACCGGGTGCTTGAGATCGACACGACGACTGTCCCCCCCAACGAGGCCGCCGATCTCATCACGGGCTTTGCCGCCGGGACTGTGCCTCCCTCGTCGGGTTCGTTCGACTGGTCGGCGTACCTGCTGGAGGGGCTATGA
- a CDS encoding aspartate aminotransferase family protein, whose product MKLSQNYRELDARYYMPAFSRAIEIVRGKGAHVWDADGKEYIDCVAGIAVCSTGHCHPAVVEAICSQAQDLIHCSNLYYVPHQAELAEKVVEISGFKNGKAFFSNSGAEANEGALKLARLATGRKKFVSFTHSFHGRTLGSLAVTFKPNIREPFEPLEPACTFVEYGDLDALEKAVDADTAGVIVEAIQGEAGVIPAPDGFLEGIRDVCDRKGALMIVDEVQTGMGRTGKWFAFQHTKAVPDIVTIAKGIASGFPMGALVAREGLEFKKSEHGSTFAGGPLACAAARATIGVIEGLLPSIPEKSDRFARGLAAHNPRVHGLMIGFTLGERCPAVQAYCAEHSVLINCAADGNIRLVPPLVISDEEIDTAVGVINAALR is encoded by the coding sequence ATGAAGTTATCACAGAATTATCGTGAACTGGACGCCCGCTACTACATGCCCGCCTTCTCGCGCGCGATCGAGATCGTGCGCGGAAAGGGGGCACATGTCTGGGATGCGGACGGGAAGGAGTATATCGACTGCGTGGCCGGGATCGCCGTCTGCAGCACTGGCCACTGCCACCCCGCGGTGGTGGAGGCGATCTGTTCGCAGGCGCAGGACCTGATCCACTGCTCGAACCTCTACTATGTGCCGCACCAGGCCGAACTCGCCGAGAAGGTCGTCGAGATCTCCGGTTTCAAAAACGGCAAGGCCTTCTTCTCGAACTCGGGGGCCGAGGCAAACGAGGGTGCGCTGAAACTCGCCCGCCTTGCAACCGGCAGGAAGAAGTTTGTCTCCTTTACCCACAGTTTCCACGGGCGGACGCTGGGGTCGCTTGCTGTCACCTTCAAGCCGAATATCCGCGAACCCTTCGAGCCCCTCGAACCGGCCTGCACCTTCGTCGAGTACGGCGATCTCGACGCCCTGGAGAAGGCGGTGGACGCCGACACCGCGGGCGTGATCGTCGAGGCGATCCAGGGCGAGGCCGGCGTCATCCCCGCACCCGACGGTTTCCTTGAGGGTATCAGGGATGTCTGCGACAGGAAGGGCGCCCTGATGATCGTCGACGAGGTCCAGACCGGAATGGGCAGGACCGGAAAGTGGTTCGCCTTCCAGCACACGAAGGCGGTGCCCGACATCGTCACGATCGCGAAGGGTATTGCGAGTGGTTTCCCCATGGGCGCTCTTGTCGCCCGCGAGGGCCTTGAGTTCAAGAAGAGCGAGCACGGCAGCACCTTCGCCGGTGGCCCTCTCGCCTGCGCCGCGGCCCGTGCGACGATCGGTGTCATCGAAGGACTTCTCCCGTCGATCCCGGAGAAGTCTGACCGCTTTGCCCGCGGCCTTGCCGCCCACAACCCCAGGGTGCACGGCCTCATGATCGGTTTCACCCTCGGCGAGCGCTGTCCTGCCGTGCAGGCGTACTGTGCCGAGCACAGCGTCCTGATCAACTGTGCGGCAGACGGGAACATCCGCCTGGTCCCGCCTCTGGTGATCTCGGACGAGGAGATCGATACGGCCGTCGGGGTCATCAATGCCGCGCTTCGTTAG
- the hisC gene encoding histidinol-phosphate transaminase → MPRFVRRQYAAAGGYVFAKSAEEIARENGLDRVARLASNENPFPPSDAAVAAGLAALKEGNRYPAGHPDAVFRALKAVHGDHAFIIGNGMDGVIETVMRTVVDPGDRVVVSTPTFSFYGLAAAAQGAEVVNVPREPDFSADAGRFIEACRGAKLAFLCTPNNPTGNAVPVETVREILDGIDCLLFLDNAYIEFSDIDYRPLMKEYDNLIEGRTMSKAYSLAGLRFGYAFVPDRLLPHLDSASTPFAVNTVALAAAGAALADQAHIREAVAHVRGWRDRFMAEIPLPVTPSDANFILVDVAPLTGDEAMERLAARGVIVRSCRSFPGLEDHYIRVSIGADWENELFLRGIAGL, encoded by the coding sequence ATGCCGCGCTTCGTTAGACGGCAGTACGCCGCGGCCGGCGGGTACGTCTTCGCAAAGAGCGCGGAGGAGATCGCCCGCGAGAACGGGCTTGACCGCGTCGCCCGCCTGGCCAGCAACGAAAACCCGTTCCCGCCGTCTGATGCGGCGGTCGCCGCCGGCCTCGCCGCCCTGAAGGAGGGGAACCGATACCCTGCCGGCCACCCCGACGCCGTCTTCAGGGCGCTGAAGGCGGTCCACGGGGATCATGCGTTCATCATCGGCAACGGGATGGACGGCGTGATCGAGACTGTCATGCGGACGGTGGTCGACCCCGGCGACCGCGTCGTCGTCTCCACCCCGACCTTCTCCTTCTACGGTCTTGCGGCGGCGGCGCAGGGTGCGGAGGTCGTGAACGTCCCGCGGGAACCTGACTTCTCGGCCGATGCCGGACGTTTCATCGAGGCGTGTCGCGGCGCGAAACTCGCCTTCCTCTGCACGCCGAACAACCCGACCGGAAACGCCGTCCCCGTCGAGACGGTGCGGGAGATCCTTGACGGCATCGACTGCCTCCTCTTCCTGGACAACGCCTATATCGAGTTCTCCGATATCGACTACCGCCCCCTGATGAAGGAGTACGACAATCTCATCGAGGGGCGGACCATGTCGAAGGCCTATTCCCTGGCAGGTCTCCGCTTCGGGTACGCCTTTGTCCCCGACCGCCTCCTCCCCCACCTGGACAGTGCTTCCACGCCCTTTGCCGTGAACACCGTCGCCCTTGCGGCGGCTGGTGCGGCCCTCGCCGATCAGGCGCACATCCGCGAGGCGGTTGCGCATGTCAGGGGGTGGAGGGACCGGTTCATGGCCGAGATCCCCCTGCCTGTGACGCCGTCGGACGCGAACTTTATCCTCGTCGACGTCGCACCTCTCACCGGTGATGAGGCGATGGAGCGCCTCGCCGCCCGCGGTGTGATTGTTCGGTCGTGCCGGAGTTTCCCGGGCCTTGAGGACCACTATATCAGGGTCAGCATCGGGGCTGACTGGGAGAACGAACTGTTTCTACGCGGGATTGCAGGACTATGA
- the guaA gene encoding glutamine-hydrolyzing GMP synthase — MVKVEKFIETAIEEIKREAGDEKVVVALSGGVDSSVCAVLASRAIGKNLIPIYVDTGLMRKGESERICELFCDLGLKRVNAADEFFAALKGITDPEEKRKAIGEKFVRIFEREAKATGAKYLLQGTIYPDRIESEGGIKSHHNVGGMPIDMLFEKVIEPLRDLYKDEVREVAGAVGLPAEIQQRMPFPGPGLAVRVLGEVTPEKIAVAREANAIVEEELVERYQPWQCFAALLGRGTGVKGDIRCFGWVVAIRAVNSRDGMTADPLEVPFGVLTEIAGRITSEIAEVSRVVYDITPKPPATIEYE, encoded by the coding sequence ATGGTGAAGGTAGAGAAGTTCATCGAGACCGCGATCGAGGAGATCAAGCGGGAGGCCGGGGACGAGAAGGTTGTCGTCGCCCTCTCCGGCGGTGTCGATTCGTCGGTGTGCGCAGTGCTTGCAAGCCGCGCGATCGGGAAGAACCTGATCCCCATCTATGTGGACACCGGTCTGATGAGGAAGGGCGAGAGCGAGCGGATCTGCGAACTCTTCTGCGACCTCGGGCTGAAGAGGGTCAATGCGGCCGACGAGTTTTTCGCGGCCCTGAAGGGGATCACCGACCCCGAAGAGAAGAGGAAGGCCATCGGCGAGAAGTTTGTGCGGATCTTCGAGCGCGAGGCAAAGGCGACGGGTGCGAAGTACCTCCTCCAGGGGACGATCTACCCTGACAGGATCGAGAGCGAGGGCGGGATCAAGAGCCACCACAATGTCGGCGGCATGCCCATCGACATGCTCTTCGAGAAGGTCATCGAACCTCTCCGTGACCTGTACAAGGACGAGGTGCGGGAGGTTGCCGGGGCCGTCGGTCTGCCGGCCGAGATCCAGCAGAGGATGCCCTTCCCGGGTCCGGGCCTTGCGGTCCGCGTCCTCGGCGAGGTCACGCCCGAGAAGATCGCGGTCGCCCGCGAGGCGAACGCCATCGTCGAGGAGGAACTGGTGGAGCGCTACCAGCCGTGGCAGTGCTTCGCCGCTCTCCTTGGCCGGGGGACCGGTGTCAAGGGCGACATAAGGTGCTTCGGCTGGGTCGTCGCCATCAGGGCGGTGAACTCCCGCGACGGCATGACCGCCGACCCGCTGGAGGTGCCGTTCGGGGTGCTCACCGAGATCGCCGGCCGGATCACCTCGGAGATCGCGGAGGTCTCCAGGGTCGTCTACGACATCACCCCCAAGCCCCCTGCGACTATCGAATATGAGTGA
- a CDS encoding CDP-alcohol phosphatidyltransferase family protein — MTLDRFRPYVAGLLTPAVAAARALRLTPNFFSVGALLAAFAAGLAFYEGMLAVAIVLVAVNAVFDALDGALARELKIASLRGDFIDHVSDRYADIVIITGIFAGGAASWEIGVFALTGVLMSSYMGTQAQALGVGRYYGGVLGRADRLVLLMIAGVLDLVLGTMVYGLPYLGWLLVFFGVFGHYTAIQRIAYIWKRI; from the coding sequence ATGACCCTCGACCGCTTCCGCCCCTATGTCGCCGGCCTCCTCACGCCGGCGGTCGCCGCGGCCAGGGCCCTCCGCCTGACGCCGAACTTCTTCTCTGTCGGCGCTCTCCTCGCCGCCTTTGCGGCCGGCCTCGCCTTCTATGAAGGGATGCTCGCCGTCGCCATCGTCCTCGTGGCGGTCAACGCCGTCTTTGACGCGCTGGACGGTGCCCTCGCCCGGGAACTCAAGATCGCAAGTCTGCGCGGCGACTTCATCGACCATGTCTCCGACCGCTACGCAGACATCGTCATCATCACCGGCATCTTTGCCGGGGGTGCGGCCTCGTGGGAGATCGGGGTCTTTGCCCTCACGGGCGTCCTGATGTCCTCGTACATGGGCACGCAGGCACAGGCCCTCGGTGTCGGCCGCTACTACGGCGGTGTCCTCGGTCGTGCCGACAGGCTTGTCCTCCTCATGATCGCCGGCGTCCTCGACCTCGTCCTCGGGACGATGGTCTATGGACTGCCGTACCTCGGCTGGCTCCTAGTCTTCTTCGGGGTCTTCGGCCACTACACCGCTATCCAGAGGATTGCGTATATCTGGAAGCGGATCTGA